In Candidatus Eremiobacteraceae bacterium, the genomic stretch CTTATGACGCAGGACCGGACTGACTGCCTCCGCCTAGCCGGCCGGTCTCCGGGCGTGATAACGGGTTGACGCCTCGGTGGCTCGGCGTTACAATTACGCCCACTTATCGCTCTTCGTGTCGGAGCGGTCGATCTTGCGCATTCGCTTCATCAATGGCGGCGGCCGGCACACCCGTTCGAGGGCGCTCGCTGGGGCGTTGGCCATCCTCTCGTTCGTCGTCGTCGGCGGAATGGGGAACGAGGCCCAGGCCGCCTCGTCGCAGTCCTACGTGCCGGCGGTCCTCGCCTCGATGCACGACTTTCGCGGACGCATCGACTACGTCGCCAAGCGAGACGACAACTCGGCCGTCGTCGACGGCACGCTCATCGTCGACGACCAAGGTTGGATCCTCGACGAGCGCACTCGATCGTTCGAACTCCACGCGAATCCCAAATCCGCGAGCGTTCGATCGTCCGCCGGCGATTCGGTCACCGTCGACGATCTGTTCGGTTCCGACGCTTTATCGAACGCATGGGCGCCACTGCTCGGCGAAAGCGCTGCGTCGACGCTCGTGAAGGCGGATAATCCTGGGTTGTGGGATAGCGGCGATCTTCGCGTCTTCCTCGATCCAACCGGTTCGCAGGTCATCGGCTTCCGCGAGACTCGCGATAACGTGGCCTACACGCTCGACGAGTGGTGGGCGGTCGGACCGCTCGTGGTGCCGCATCGCATCCTGCGGTTGCGCGGGGGTGAGCCGTCCGTTTCGTATACGGTCAGCGACTATGTGATCCAACCCACCGTCGTAGGTCAGGGACGCGGTGCGACTCCCGCCGCCGGCCTTTCGCTAACGGAGCGATCTGTAGGCTTTGTGACCCTCGATGATGTGCCCATTTTCGACGTGACGTGGGCGCAGCGAGCGGCGGCGATCGCTTTTGCGCTGCTCGTGCTCGCCCTCGGCATCGTCGCATGGTCGAGGCGCGATGCGCTGATCGGCGCGTTGTGCGTGCGGATGGCACGCGACCCGCGCGGCTGGCGCACTGCAGGCGTCTCTGTGTTCGTCGAACCCGACGGCACGATGACGGTCGACGGCAGCCGCTATCGCGTCGGGCCGCACTTCTTCAATCGCGCCGCGCTGGTCCAACGATCCGTCTTGTTCGTCCGCGTCAGCTCGCCGGCCGTGCCGCACGTCGTCATCCTGCCGCGAAAGTTCACGCGCATCGAACTCGGGCTTGCGGTTCGGGGATCGCGGAAGCGCGTCGCCGGATTCACTCTCATCGAGACCATGGTGGCGACCGCGCTGTTCGCGGGCGTCGTGCTGCTTGCCGTCTATCCGGCGATCGCCGCCGTCGCTCGCGCCGATGCGATGGCCAGCAAGCGCGCCGAGGCTGTTGTCCTCGCGTCGAACGCGCTCGCCGACGAAGAAGCGGCGAGTGCGTACGATACGAACGGATCGTTCGGGAAGACGACGACCACCGTCGATGGCCTCACGACGATCGTAACCGTCTCGCCCGGAACGATCCGCGACGAGAGCGATCTCGACGTCGTCGTCACGGACGGTAACGGCGACGTCCTCGCGCACGTCGTCAGTTGGCTCGGCGTCGCGGTCGGTGCGCCGCCGAGTTCGAGCGGAGGACCGCCGCAGCAATGATCGCGCATGTGGAGTATCGTTGCACAAAGGACCGCGGCGTCGCGCTCATCAGCGTGTTGTTCTCTATCGTGCTCTTGCTCGCGCTCGTCGCTGTGCTCGTCGACATCGGCACGTTGCGTCTGCAGCGTACGACTGCCGATCTGTTCTCGCTCCAGGCGCTCGCGGGGGCGGACGGCGGTACGGCGTGGGTCCGAGCGGAGCTCGATCAAGAGCATGGAGATCTCGGTGCGACGCAAACAAAGATCGGGGCGACCCAGGGCAAACGACGTTTCGTCATCGATGACCATACGTACGTCGTCGCGACCGAGTCAATCGTCCAGAATTCTTCCGGCCAGGAGAACGACCACGTCGACGACGATGTGCAGACGAACCTTCCTGTCCCCGAACAAGTCGCGCAAGTTGAGTCATCTGCGGCTGTCTACGCCGACGGCGTTGTGGTCGCTCGCCGCGACACGAGCGTCCTGATTCGCGTATTCCCCGCGTCACCTTATTCCGAAGTCGTCGGGTACGTCGATGACGCGAGCGCGGTCGGCGTCGACAGTCCGGGCGATGCGGCGGGACAGGAGCATGCACTCGATACGACCGATCTCGTCGTCCACTCCTACCAGTTCAACGGCTCGCTTATCCTCAAGGGCCAAGACGTATTCAAGACGCAGAAATGGTCCGACGGCAACACCTCCGGCTCGGGACCGCTGCCGTGAATCGTGCGACCCTGATCAACATCCGCGCTTTCACAACGCTCGAGCTGCTTGTCGCCTGTTCCATCCTGACCGTGCTCGCGCTCGTCGCCCTATTGCCGCGCTACGTGGAGTACGCCCGCGCGCGACAAGTCGGCGACGCGGCGTCGATCCTTTCGCAAGACATGGCCTACCTCGAACGCTTCGCGCAGAACAGCGAGCCGTTCGAGGGAGCGACGATTGAGATCGACTCCGCAGATCCTTTGGAGTATACGTGCTACAGCGGACGTCCGAGCGGCTTGGATCCGTTGTCGCACATCCGCTCGGCGCTCTTCGTGCGTTCGTTCCCCGATGTCGCAGTAGCTTCGGGGCCGCTTCACCGCGGCAGCCCGTTCCTATTCGCCCACAATGGGAGCGTCCAATATGTGGATCACGGACAGTGGGCCGATCAGCATCTAGTCGTGACGGTCGAGCTGCGCTCGCGCGTCGATGATTCGAGAACGAGCGATGTCGTCGTCAACCCGTTCACGGGTGGCATCTCGACGCCCTGACCTATCGGCACGTCCGTTATGAGCGAATGGCCGCGATAGGCCCGAGCCCACGCATCCGCGAAATTCGCCTCTGGTATGAATGTAGTACACGCCATTCTTTGTTCGGCGGTGTTGTTGTTTTCGCTTGTCATGGTGGGGCCGGCCCGCGCTGCGTCTGATTGCGGATTCAATCTCGATTACGCGGAGTTGATCGCTATCGGCGCTGCCCACCGCGAAGCGTTGTATCTCGTAACTTTCACTTCAGAGAGCTCCGCGAATCGTCGCGTTTTTCCGATCGTTTTTCATCTCACGGGCGGCACGGACGCAGGCGTGACCACAGCCTTCGATGCCGAACAGGTCACCGCGGCGGCAGGCAAGAGTTGGGATTCGGCAGCGTTCCTGGTGGTGTTTCCCTCACCGGGCATTCGGTGGTTCACCCTGGACAGTGTCGCAGTCGGAACGACCTCGACAATTTGTGCAGAGGATGACAGATACGTCCTTCCTGAGGCATTGTGCTCGACAGACGGCACGTTCGATGACGCGGCGTCGGCACCGGGCCCGCTCCCGATCGCCATGGTCTTCGAGCCTCCGGCTTTTATCTATAAGATTGCGCCACACTATCCCGATGATGCCAAGGACCAACACCTTCAAGGCGATGTGACCGTGGCTGTCACCATCGACGCAACAGGTAAGACCACCGACGCGATGGTGGTCACTGGCTCGGGCTATCGCTACCTGGATGACGCCGCTCTTGCCGCTGCGCGGGGTTCCGGATTCGGACCGTTCATCATGCCGGTCGCGCTCGGAATCAAGCCAGCAGCGATACGGTTCGTGATAATCTATAGTTTTAGGCTCGACGAGTAATAGTTGTCGGCAAAGGGGTGCTTGTGAATCGACGGCGGTTGAGGATGAACGCCATTTATGCCGGCATGGCCTTAACAGTCGCAGTCTTCACGTGGAACCTACCCGCCATCGCCGCCTCGGCTCCGATGCCCCCGCCATGCAAAGCGTCGATCGCGCTCGCTGAGCTCGCGGCGATCGGCACGACACACCGATACGCGGAGTACGTCCTCTTCTTCGTCCCTGCAAAAGGTGTCAAGGGCGATCTGACGATCCACTTCACAGCGAGCACCGACGCCGGTACGTCGACGCCCCTGGTCGTAACGGGCCTCCAGGCAGGGTCGAGCGAGCGCGAGCGGGGCGAGGAAGCCGTAATCGTCGTGGCTCCCGCGGCGGGCTTAAGGACGTTCGCCGTCGACAGCATCGACACGGCGACAGGGGGCCAGACCTGCTCGAACGTCTCCTTCACCCTGTCGACGCTCACGTACTCGACGACCTTCTCCTTCGATGACACCGCTTCGTGGGTCGCGCTCGGCAAGCCGACAATCCTCTCTCTTTCCGACGCGAACTTCAAGAGCCGGATTTATCCGAATTATCCTGACATGGCCAAGGAGGAGAATATCCAAGGTGACGTTACGGTCGCCGTCGTCATCGGCGAGGATGGTGGCGTGGAGGAGGCATGGGTCAAAGATTCGTCAGGCAGCGCCGATTTGGACGGCGCAGCCGTGACGGCTGCGAAGCAGTCGATTTTTGCAGCTGCTCATCTCCCGGCGGCCTACGGTGGCGTCGCGGTCGGCTCGATCTACTACATCGTTTACAGCTTCAGGTTGGATCAATAGGTTCGACCTTCGATGAGGCGGTGGGCCGCTAGTCGCCGGTAGGGACGATTCCGATCGATTCGACCATCAAGACGACCGACCGCTGCGGGGAGCGCGGCCGGTGCATCGTATCCCTTGGAACCGTGAAGCCCTCGTGCTGGCGCAGGGTGATCGTCTCTTGTCCCTCGACGTCGAGCGAGAACTCACCCTCGAGCACGAGGAAGAACTCGTCCTGATCGACGTGTTTGTGCCACGGGAATTCGCCTTCGAATATCCCGAGCCGCACGACGGCGTCGTTGACGGTCGTCAGGGTCTGGTTGAACCACGGGGCGTTCGCAGCAGCTTCGGCCGGAATGTCGACGAGGCGCAACATCCCGTACTTGACGTCTTCATTGTTCCGGAAGTTCGGGGGCAGCGTTGATTGCATCGGGCATCTCCATCGTCTCGAGCCGATATGCTTTACCATAGACGCTCGAAATCCAAGTTTCCTTTGAGCAAAAGATTGTCGACGCTCGGGATTCTATCGGAAGTCGCGCGAT encodes the following:
- a CDS encoding energy transducer TonB, which gives rise to MNAIYAGMALTVAVFTWNLPAIAASAPMPPPCKASIALAELAAIGTTHRYAEYVLFFVPAKGVKGDLTIHFTASTDAGTSTPLVVTGLQAGSSERERGEEAVIVVAPAAGLRTFAVDSIDTATGGQTCSNVSFTLSTLTYSTTFSFDDTASWVALGKPTILSLSDANFKSRIYPNYPDMAKEENIQGDVTVAVVIGEDGGVEEAWVKDSSGSADLDGAAVTAAKQSIFAAAHLPAAYGGVAVGSIYYIVYSFRLDQ
- a CDS encoding cupin domain-containing protein, with the protein product MQSTLPPNFRNNEDVKYGMLRLVDIPAEAAANAPWFNQTLTTVNDAVVRLGIFEGEFPWHKHVDQDEFFLVLEGEFSLDVEGQETITLRQHEGFTVPRDTMHRPRSPQRSVVLMVESIGIVPTGD
- a CDS encoding prepilin-type N-terminal cleavage/methylation domain-containing protein, producing the protein MRIRFINGGGRHTRSRALAGALAILSFVVVGGMGNEAQAASSQSYVPAVLASMHDFRGRIDYVAKRDDNSAVVDGTLIVDDQGWILDERTRSFELHANPKSASVRSSAGDSVTVDDLFGSDALSNAWAPLLGESAASTLVKADNPGLWDSGDLRVFLDPTGSQVIGFRETRDNVAYTLDEWWAVGPLVVPHRILRLRGGEPSVSYTVSDYVIQPTVVGQGRGATPAAGLSLTERSVGFVTLDDVPIFDVTWAQRAAAIAFALLVLALGIVAWSRRDALIGALCVRMARDPRGWRTAGVSVFVEPDGTMTVDGSRYRVGPHFFNRAALVQRSVLFVRVSSPAVPHVVILPRKFTRIELGLAVRGSRKRVAGFTLIETMVATALFAGVVLLAVYPAIAAVARADAMASKRAEAVVLASNALADEEAASAYDTNGSFGKTTTTVDGLTTIVTVSPGTIRDESDLDVVVTDGNGDVLAHVVSWLGVAVGAPPSSSGGPPQQ
- a CDS encoding TonB family protein produces the protein MNVVHAILCSAVLLFSLVMVGPARAASDCGFNLDYAELIAIGAAHREALYLVTFTSESSANRRVFPIVFHLTGGTDAGVTTAFDAEQVTAAAGKSWDSAAFLVVFPSPGIRWFTLDSVAVGTTSTICAEDDRYVLPEALCSTDGTFDDAASAPGPLPIAMVFEPPAFIYKIAPHYPDDAKDQHLQGDVTVAVTIDATGKTTDAMVVTGSGYRYLDDAALAAARGSGFGPFIMPVALGIKPAAIRFVIIYSFRLDE